From the Manis javanica isolate MJ-LG chromosome 11, MJ_LKY, whole genome shotgun sequence genome, one window contains:
- the LOC108386244 gene encoding olfactory receptor 56B2-like codes for MFQDPRHSNGSKVQVSEFLLMGLPGIHEWQHWLSLPLALLYLLALTANILILMTINQEAALHQPMYYFLGVLAVVDMGLATTIMPKILAILWFNAKAISLPECFVQMYVIHCFVGMESGIFVCMAIDRYVAICQPLRYPSVITESFVVKASVFMALRNSLTTIPVPVLAAQRHYCSQNQIEHSMCTTLGVTSLACDHTTINSLYQLVLAWTLMGSDLSVVILSYALILQSVLKLKSAEAASKALSTCTSHLILILFFYTVIIVLSITHSSPMKVTLIPVLLNVLHNVIPPALNPMVYALKNKELRQGLYKVLKLDTVGNQ; via the coding sequence ATGTTCCAGGATCCCAGACATTCCAACGGATCTAAGGTCCAGGTCTCCGAGTTCCTCCTGATGGGGCTCCCTGGCATTCACGAGTGGCAGCActggctctccctgcccctggctctgctCTACCTCCTAGCTCTCACTGCCAACATCCTTATACTGATGACCATCAATCAAGAAGCAGCACTGCACCAGCCTATGTACTATTTCCTGGGGGTCCTGGCTGTGGTAGACATGGGCCTGGCCACCACCATCATGCCCAAGATTCTGGCCATCTTATGGTTCAATGCTAAAGCCATCTCTCTCCCAGAGTGCTTTGTTCAGATGTATGTCATACATTGTTTTGTGGGCATGGAGTCAGGTATCTTCGTCTGCATGGCTATAGATAGATATGTAGCCATTTGCCAACCACTACGCTATCCATCAGTAATTACTGAATCTTTTGTAGTCAAAGCATCTGTGTTCATGGCACTCAGAAATTCCCTCACTACCATCCCGGTGCCCGTGTTGGCTGCTCAGAGACACTACTGCTCACAGAACCAAATTGAGCACAGTATGTGCACTACTCTTGGAGTCACCAGCCTAGCCTGTGATCACACGACAATCAATAGCCTCTACCAGCTAGTTCTGGCCTGGACTCTCATGGGAAGTGATCTGAGTGTGGTTATTTTATCTTATGCTCTGATACTTCAATCTGTGCTGAAGCTGAAATCAGCAGAAGCTGCCTCCAAGGCCCTAAGTACCTGTACTTCCCACCTCATCCTAATCCTATTCTTTTACACAGTCATCATTGTCCTTTCCATCACCCATAGTTCACCAATGAAAGTTACCCTCATCCCAGTTCTACTCAATGTACTGCACAATGTCATTCCTCCTGCCCTCAACCCCATGGTGTACGCTCTCAAGAACAAGGAGCTCAGGCAGGGTTTATATAAGGTTCTTAAGCTGGACACCGTGGGTAACCAATGA